The stretch of DNA CGGTTATGAGCCGGTGGCTCTGACCAACTGAGCTATGGGCCCCCCGGAAGGCAAATAATGATAGGGGCAGACCGTGAGGGGTGTCAAGGGGAAATTGGTTGCGGTGGGCGGCGTCGGTGTGCTAAAATGCCCCGCTGACTTGCAACCCCGGCGGTGCCCGGGAACCGCTCACGAGAAGTGCGCCAGAGCGCGGGAAGGTTGAGATGAAACGGGTTAGTTTACAGGCCGAGAAGCGCGAGGTCAGCGGCAAGGGCGGCGCTCGCAAGCTCCGCAGCACCGGTCGCGTGCCGGCCATCATCTACGGCAACGAGGTCCCGGAAACCCTCCACATCGCCTTAGACTCGAAGGTCCTGATCCATTCCGTGAAGCCCCACGAGGCGCACAACTTCATCGTGGACCTCGAGGTCGAAAAAACGGTCTACCCGACCATCATCGCCGAGATTCAACAGGACCCCGTGACCGAGGAACCCCTCCACGTGGACTTCTACCGCATCTCCATGAACAAGCCCATCCACACCACGATTCCCATCATCCTCTCCGGCTCCTCTCCGGGGGTGAAGGAGGGCGGCATGCTGGAGCACACGCTGCGGGAGATAAACATCTCCTGCCTGCCCGGCAATCTGCCCGACTCCATCGAGGTGGACGTTTCCAACCTCGACCTGGACGAGTCCATCCACGTCTCCGACCTGGCGGCCCCGTCCGGCGTCGAGTTCATCACCGAGGTGCACGACACGGTGGTCCACGTGCGTCGGCCGCGCCTGATCACCGAGGAGGAGGCCGCCGTGGTCCTCGAGGGTGAGGAGGCCCCCGTCGAGGGCGAGGAGGGCGCCGCCGAGGAAGAGGCGGCGGAGTAGGTGCTCGTCGTCGGTCTGGGCAATCCCGGCGAACGCTACGCCGAAACCCCCCACAACCTGGGCTTCATAGCGGTGGACGAGTTGGCCCGCCGCGGCAGGCTCCGGAGCTGGCGACGGGTGTGCGAGAGCCTGACCGGCAAAATTTCCCTCGCCGGGCGGCGGCTCCACTTGTGTAAACCGCAGACCTACATGAACCTCTCGGGACGGTCGGTGTCCTGCCTTTTGCGCGAGACCGACACCCCACCCGAGGGGTCGTTGGTAATCTGCGACGACGTGAACATCCCCTTCGGCGCGCTCCGGCTCAGGCCGTCCGGCGGCTCGGGAGGCCACAACGGCCTGGAGGACATCGTCGCCCACATCGGCGAGAATTTTCCCCGGATGCGTATCGGGTGCGGGCCGGCGCCCGAGTGGGCGGACCTGGCGGAATTCGTCCTCTCACCCTTCACCGAGGAGCGCCTCCGCGAGGTCGGCGGGGTCCTCGAACGGGTCGTGGAGGGATTGATCCTCCTGGAGCGGGAAGGTTGGCAGAAGGCCATGGCCCGTGTGAACGCCCGGGTGCAGGGTGAGGAAGGCTCGTCGGAAAACGAGCCCGAGACGTAGATGACTTCGGAAACGGAGAGGGTATGTTTCTGGCCTGGCCTTTAATCGGCGGTTCGCTGGCCCTCGTATTCGTGGTTCTCTTCGCGGTGGGCGTCCTGCGCAAGCCCCAGGGCACGCCTTCGATGGTAGCCATCTCCGGTCAGATCCGCCGCGGTGCGCAGGCCTTCCTGAGCCGCGAGTACCGCACCGTGGGGCTCATCATCCTCCTCCTCGGCTGCGGGATGGCCTGGACGGGCCTGGGCTGGCGTACGGCGGTCTCCTTCGCCTTCGGGTCGCTGGTAAGCGCGGGGGCGGGCTTCATCGGCATGACCATCGCGACGCGGGCCAACTCCCGTACGACCCAAGCCGCCCGGGAGGGGGTCAAGCCGGCCCTCGGCATCGCCATCTCCGGCGGCGCCGTGATGGGGCTCTCCGTGGTCGGCCTGTCGC from bacterium encodes:
- a CDS encoding 50S ribosomal protein L25 yields the protein MKRVSLQAEKREVSGKGGARKLRSTGRVPAIIYGNEVPETLHIALDSKVLIHSVKPHEAHNFIVDLEVEKTVYPTIIAEIQQDPVTEEPLHVDFYRISMNKPIHTTIPIILSGSSPGVKEGGMLEHTLREINISCLPGNLPDSIEVDVSNLDLDESIHVSDLAAPSGVEFITEVHDTVVHVRRPRLITEEEAAVVLEGEEAPVEGEEGAAEEEAAE
- the pth gene encoding aminoacyl-tRNA hydrolase — translated: MLVVGLGNPGERYAETPHNLGFIAVDELARRGRLRSWRRVCESLTGKISLAGRRLHLCKPQTYMNLSGRSVSCLLRETDTPPEGSLVICDDVNIPFGALRLRPSGGSGGHNGLEDIVAHIGENFPRMRIGCGPAPEWADLAEFVLSPFTEERLREVGGVLERVVEGLILLEREGWQKAMARVNARVQGEEGSSENEPET